The Oncorhynchus nerka isolate Pitt River linkage group LG24, Oner_Uvic_2.0, whole genome shotgun sequence genome has a window encoding:
- the LOC115108129 gene encoding protein FAM174C-like: protein MTFQGVMRILLPTLWAISTFADEETKSPTTTGITAAGNTKHVTNSSASNTTSKNNHSSIFNSFDVDSSMIQRALYVLIGVTTIGVFYFLVRAVRQKKRTTSKKKYGLLSNYDDSVEMAVLESDEEDDTVYEARSLRR from the exons ATGACATTTCAAGGAGTCATGAGGATCCTTTTACCGACGTTGTGGGCTATTTCAACCTTCGCTGACGAAGAAACGAAGTCGCCAACAACAACAGGCATTACTGCTGCTGGCAACACCAAGCATGTCACGAATTCGAGTGCCAGTAACACGACGTCCAAGAACAATCATAGCAGCATTTTCAACTCCTTCGACGTTGATAGTTCAATGATACAACGGGCCTTGTACGTCCTTATTGGAGTCACCACCATTGGCGTGTTCTATTTCCTCGTGAGAGCTGTGCG GCAGAAGAAAAGAACAACCTCTAAGAAGAAGTATGGGCTGTTGTCAAACTACGATGACAGTGTTGAGATGGCTGTGCTGGAGAGTGATGAGGAGGATGACACTGTATATGAGGCCAGGTCCCTGAGAAG